The genomic interval TCTGCCACGACTGCGCGCGGCGGTCTGATGGGCAAGCTGACCGCGCCGCTGAAAATCGCCGCCGGGGTGGTCGAGGCGCGCAAGCAATTCAAGGCTGACCGTCCCGCAATCGTGATCGGCTTTGGCGGCTATCCGACGATCCCCGCCATGTCGGCGGCGGTGTCGATGGGCATTCCCTGCATGATCCATGAACAAAATGGTGTCATGGGCAGGGTGAACCGGCTGTTCTCGCATCGCGTGAACCGGATCGCCTGCGGCACATGGCCCACGGATCTGCCGAAGGGCGTGCAGGGTATCCATACCGGCAATCCCGTGCGCGCTGCGGTGCTGGACCATGCCGCCGCGCCCTATGTCCCGCCCGGGCAGGGCGATCTTCGCCTTCTGGTCATCGGCGGCAGTCAGGGCGCGCGCGTCCTGTCGGACGTCGTGCCCGCCGCCATTGCCGCGCTGCCCGATCAGATGCGCAGCCGCCTGCGTGTCAGCCATCAGGCCCGGGCCGAGGATGTTGAGCGGGTCAGCACGGCCTATGCCGATGCCGGCGTGCAGGTCGATGTGCAGCCCTTCTTTTCCGATGTGCCGCAGCGCCTTGCAGAGGCGCAACTGGTCGTCAGCAGGTCGGGTGCTTCCTCGGTCGCGGATATCACGGTGGTCGGACGTCCCGCGATCCTGATCCCCTATGCGGCGGCGACGGGCGATCACCAGACCGCCAATGCAAAGGCGCTGGCCCACAGCGGCGCGGCCCTTGTCAGGCCGGAATCCACGCTTGACCCCGCAAGCCTGACGCGCGACATGCACGAAATTCTGGACAATCCTGCGCAAGCCACGGCCATGGCTTCCGCCGCGCTGTCCCTAGCCCGTCCTGATGCCGCCCGGCGGCTCTATGAAATCGTCACGGAGATTGCGCGATGAACGCTGCGACCAAACTGCCCGGAGAGCTTGGCCCCATCCATTTTGTCGGGATCGGCGGCATCGGCATGTCCGGCATTGCCGAGGTGCTGCTGACGCTGGGCTATCAGGTGCAAGGCAGCGATCTGAAGCGCAGCAAGATCACTGACCGGCTGGAAACGCTTGGCGCCACCGTCTTCGAAGGCCAGCGGGCCGAAAATATCGGCGAGGCGGGGGTCATCGTCATCTCGACCGCGATCAAGAAGGGCAATCCCGAACTGGAAGAGGCGCGCCGCCGTGGCCTGCCCGTCGTCCGCCGGGCCGAGATGCTGGCCGAACTGATGCGGATGAAATCCAACATCGCCATTGGCGGCACGCATGGCAAGACGACGACCACCACGATGGTCGCCACGTTGCTGGATGCGGGCGGCATCGATCCGACGGTGATCAATGGCGGCGTGATCCATGCCTATGGTAGCAATGCCCGCGCGGGTGCCGGCGAATGGATGGTGGTCGAGGCGGATGAATCCGATGGCAGCTTTAATCGCCTGCCCGCCGATATTGCGATCATCACCAATATCGACCCCGAGCATATGGAGCATTGGGGCAGCTTCGACGCGCTGCGTCAGGGGTTTTACAATTTCGCGTCCGGCATTCCCTTCTACGGTCTGGCCGTCTGTTGCACCGATCATGCCGAGGTGCAGGCTCTGGTCGGCAAGCTGAGCGACCGGCGCGTCGTCACCTTCGGCTTTAACGCTCAGGCCGATGTCCGTGCCCTGAACCTGCGCTATGAAAACGGCATCGCGCATTTCGATATCGCGCTGCAGGGCGAAGGCCCGAACGAGAATGGCGAGGTCGATGTGATCGAGGGCTGCACCCTGCCCATGCCCGGCGATCACAACGTCTCGAACTGTCTGGCGGCTGTCGCCGTGGCACGCCATCTGGGCATGAAGAAAGCCGAGATCCGCGAGGCATTGGCCAAATTCGGCGGGGTCGGCCGCCGCTTTACCCGCGTGGGCGAGGTGAACGGGGTCACGATCATCGACGATTACGGCCACCACCCGGTCGAAATTGCCGCCGTTCTGAAAGCTGCGCGTCAGGCCAGCACCGGGCGCGTGATCGCCGTCCATCAGCCGCATCGCTATTCCCGCCTGTCGAGCCTGTTCGAGGATTTCTGCACCTGCTTCAACGAGGCTGACGTGGTCGCCATTGCCGATGTCTATGCGGCGGGCGAGGATCCGATTCCGGGCGCATCGCGCGATGATCTGGTGGCGGGGCTGATCGCGCATGGCCATCGCCATGCCCGCGCGATCCTGGATCAGGACGATCTTGCCCGACTGGTGCGCGAACAGGCGCGACCGGGCGATATGGTCGTCTGTCTTGGCGCCGGCACGATTTCCACCTGGGCCAATGCACTCCCCGCGAAACTGCAAGGGGCCGCTGCGTGACGCTGCCCCATCTTTGCTCATTGATCGGTTTTGGGGGCTGGCTGCTGCTGGTGATCCTGGCGCATTGGCTGCCTGCGAAATACAGGCAACAGGCTTTCTGGGGCCTTGTCGCGATTGGCGTGCCCATTCTGGGCGTCATCACCCTGCATTGGGGTCCGGGAGCAGGCATCGCCTCTTTCGCCGCCGGTGTCTGCGCCCTGTTCACGCGCCCGTTGCGAGCGGTCACTCCGACGTCAGACCAGCGGTCCGAAAGCATCCATCCCTGACGGCAAGATAACAGCGCTAAATCGCGGGCTGACGCAATCTGATCACGGTTCCATGGCGATGGTGTCAGAGTTCTTCGCGGGCAAATAAAGGTCGCTGCGACTGCGGTATCTAAAAAACTGGGTCGTTTCGGTTTAGGTCGATACATATCCGCTCAGCCTGCCTGTCGCGCCAGCGGCAGGCACGCGTCCGTCCGCCACATGGCGGGCGCGTTCCGCTCCCGCCCGGGCAGACGCTCAACGCGAAGCAAGACTGCCTCAACCTTAACTCGAAACGCTTTAGGTCGGCGGCGATGGCGCGCCACCTTCCGCAGCCGTCCAAGAGCTTGCCACTGATGATCCTGCCGACCTCGTTTTTCGCTGACACGCGATTTGCTGCGGCACTTCGGGACAAAACGTGACAAGCGTGACTGCCTACTCGTCGGCCAGTCTTTTGATGACGCATATGGCACCGCTCGGTTCTTGAAGCCGCGAGATGCGCGGTATGGTGAGGTTTGTCCTGCTCAGCCTGACCCACCCGCCAATCGTCCCGCTGCGGCACCGCATCCTGCGCCTGATGTTGACGCCCTGCTTGGCTCTGGTTACCAGCGTGGCATGAGCATCGACCTTCCCACTCCGCGCGGCACGCTGACCGCAGATCGTTCCCTTGACAGCCTGACATGGCTGCGTGTCGGAGGGCCGGCCGATTGGCTGTTCCAGCCTGCCGATGTCGAGGATCTGGCCGATTTCCTGCGTGATCTGGATGCGGATGTGCCGGTTTTCCCGATTGGTGTCGGATCCAACCTGATCGTTCGCGATGGCGGCATCCGGGGTGTGGTGATCCGGCTGGGGCGGGGGTTCAACAATATCGTGGCCGATGGCGAGACGGTGACGGCGGGCGCTGCCGCGCTGGACGCGCATGTGGCGCGGCGGGCGGCCGATGCGGGGCTGGATCTGACCTTTCTGCGCACCATTCCGGGGGCCATCGGGGGTGCGGTGCGGATGAATGCGGGCTGCTATGGCAGCTATGTTGCCGATCATCTGCTGCAGGTGCGCGCTGTGACGCGGGACGGGCGGCAGGTCACGCTGACGCCCGATGATCTGAACTTCGGCTATCGCCATTCCGACCTGCCCGAAGGTTGGGTTCTGACCGAGGCCGTCTTTCGCGCGCGTCGCGGCGATCCCGATGCGCTGCATGCCAGGATGGCCGATCAGCTTGCCAAGCGCGACGAAACCCAGCCGACCAAGGATCGCACTGCGGGATCGACCTTCCGCAATCCGGCGGGGTTCAGCTCGACCGGGCAGGCCGATGATACGCATGAGTTGAAAGCCTGGTCGCTGATCGACAGGGCCGGGCTGCGTGGCCACAGCTGGGGCGGGGCGCAGATGTCTGAAAAGCACCCCAACTTCCTGCTGAACATGGGCGGCGCGACTGCGGCCGAGCTTGAGGCCCTGGGCGAATTGGTCCGTCGCAGGGTGCTGGAAGACAGCGGCCATGACCTGCAATGGGAGGTGATCCGCGTCGGCGAACCGGGCGAGGCCCCGGAGGCCGACCAGATCTGACGACCCGGCATTCGGCGCATCTTCTGCGGACGGGGCCGGAAACCTCATACAGCTTCTGCGGCAAGCCTATCCTTTGAAAGGATATATTTCGCCGAGGCAGCATAAATGCTCTTTTGTGATTCGCGCTTTGCGTCTAAGATTGTCAACATAGAGCAAATCAGTGCCGTGAAGGACCGTCAAAAAGGTCAGCACGGCAAGAAAATCCCGGGTCAACCGGGGATGGAAGGCGAAACGTGGCGGGCAGGTCGAGCAGGACAGCCCACTCGGTAGCGGTCCTGATGGGTGGCCCCTCGGCTGAGCGTGAGGTGTCCCTGTCGTCGGGCCGTGACTGCGCGAAGGCGCTGCGGGTGGCGGGTTATGACGTAACCGAGATTGAACTCGGGGCAGGGCACGGCGATGAAATTGTCCGGCGCCTGACCGAGCTTGCCCCTGATGTGGTGTTCAACGCCCTACATGGCCGCTGGGGCGAAGATGGTTGCGTGCAGGGCATTCTGGAATGGCTGGGCCTGCCCTATACCCATTCGGGCGTGCTGGCATCCGCATTGGCAATGGACAAAACCCGCGCGAAGGATGCTTTTCGCGCTGCGGGCCTGCCGGTTCTGGAAAGCGTGATCGTCGATGCCGATGAGGTGCGTCGGCGGCATGTGATGCCCGCGCCCTATGTCGTCAAACCGAATTGCGAGGGCTCCTCGGTCGGGATCTATATCGTGCATGAGGGCACCAATCAGCCGCCGCAACTGGCCGAGACCATGCCCGACAGCGTCATGGTGGAAACCTATGCGCCGGGCCGCGAACTGACCGTCAGCGTGATGGGCAATCGCCCGCTGGCCGTGACCGAGATCTTTGCCGAGGGCTGGTACGATTATCACGCGAAATACGCGGTGGGCGGGTCGCGCCATGTGATCCCCGCCGAAATCCCGGCAGAGATCGAAAAGGCCTGTCTGGATTACGCGCTGCGTGCGCATCAGGCGCTTGGCTGCAGCGGCTTGTCGCGGTCCGATTTCCGCTGGGATGACAGCCGGGGTCTGGACGGGCTGTTCCTGCTGGAGGTGAATACCCAGCCGGGCATGACGCCGACCTCGCTTGCGCCCGAACAGGCGGCACATTGCGGCCATGACTTCCCGGCCCTGATGCGCTGGATGGTGGAGGATGCGCTGTGTCGTCCGTGATCGATCACCGCCCCGGCAAGCAGCAGGCACCGCGTCCCCGGCGGGATCCGGCACCCTCGCGGCTGAAATACCGGCTGGAGCGGATGTGGCTGAAACCGCTTTATCGCCGCGTCGTGCGCATTGGCGGACCGGCCTTTCTGATCGCGATGACCGCCGGGATCTGGCTGTCGGACGAAGATCGGCGCGCCGCACTGAACACCAGCTTTACCGCGCTGCTGGACAAGGTGCAGAGCCGCGAGGAATTTCAGGTGCGGATGATGACGGTCGAGGGCGCTTCGCCGGTCGTGGACAAGGCGTTGCGGGCGATGCTGCCGGTGGATCTGCCGGCCTCCAGCTTCGATATCGACCTGCCCGCGCTGCGTCTGCAGATCATGCAGCTTGATGCGGTGGAATCCATCGATCTGCGGGTGAAGCCCGGCGGCGTGCTGGCGGCGGTGGTGACCGAACGACAGCCGGCGATCCTGTGGCGTCATGCGCGCGGCATCGAGATTCTGGACAAATCCGGTCATCGCGTCGCCAGCGTCACCTCGCGCGAGGTGCGTCCGAACCTGCCGCTGATCACGGGCGAAGGCGCGGATCTGGAGGTCGAAGAGGCACTGAAGCTGTTCGATGCCGCCGGTCCGATCCTGCCGCGTGTGCGCGGTCTGGTGCGCAAGGGTGAGCGCCGCTGGGATCTGGTGCTGGATCACGGGCAAAAGATCATGCTGCCGGAAACCGGCGCGCTGATTGCGCTAGAGGCTGCCGTGGCACTTGACCGGGCGCAGGATCTGATGGGGCGCGATGTCACCGTCGTCGATCTGCGCAACCCGTCGCGGCCAGTGCTGCGTCTGGGCATCGACGCCCGCAATACCATTCGCGCCGCGCGCCACATGCCATTGCTGGCGCCGGACGGAACCATTCTGGAAGAGCAAAAGGGGGGCTAGGACGATGCCAGAGCTGTATGAAACTCAACGCGCGATGCGCAATATCCGTCGTGCCGCCCTGCAACGCGGCGTGATCGGGATCCTGGATATCGGCACCTCGAAAATCGCCTGTCTGGTGCTGCGCTTCGATGGCACCGGGACCTTTCGCGAAACCGATGGCGTCGGCCCGATGGCGGGGCAGGCGAATTTCCGGGTGATCGGGGCGGCCTCGACCCGCTCGCGTGGAGTGCGCCGGGGCGAGATCGAGACGATGGGCGAAACCGAACGCGCGATCCGCACGGTGGTGACGGCGGCGCAAAAGGTTGCCGGGGTCCGCGTGGATCATGTGATTGCCTGCCTGTCGGGCGGGCGGCCCTCGTCTTATGGGCTGGACGGGGAGATCACGCTGGCGACGGGCAAGGTGCATGACCATGACATCGCCTCGGTTCTGGCCGCCTGCGACGCGCCGGATTTCGGGCGCGGGCGCGAGGTCCTTCACGCGCAGCCGGTGAATTTCGCCGTCGATAACCGCACCGGTCTGGCCGATCCGCGCGATCATTCGGGCAACAAGCTGGCCTGCGACATGCATGTGCTGACCGTGGATGGCGATGCCATCGGCAATCTGGTGCAATGCATCCGGCGCTGCGATCTGGAACTGGCGGGCATCGCCTCGGCCTCTTACGCGGCGGCGCGGGCCAGTCTGGTCGAGGATGAGCAGGAACTGGGCGCGGCCTGTATCGACTTTGGCGGGGGCGGAACTGCTGTTTCCATTTTCATCAAAAAACACATGATCTTTGCCGATAATGTTAGAATTGGCGGCAACCTGATCACGCAGGATATTGCGCAGGGTCTGCGGGTGTCGCTGCCGGTTGCCGAGCGGTTGAAGACCCTCAATGGCGGGGTCGAGGCGACCGGCCGCGATGATCGCGACATGATCCAGGTCGGCGGCGATACCGGCGATTGGGAGGCGGATCGCCGCACCGTCAGCCGGGGCGATATCATCGGCGTGATGCGGCCACGGGTCGAGGAAATTCTGGAAAACGTGCGTGAAGTCCTTGATGCGGCTGGATTTGACTCGCTTCCCAGCCAGCAGATCGTGCTGACCGGCGGCGGCAGCCAGATCCCGGGTCTGGACGGGCTGGCCGCGCGCATCCTTGGCCCGAATATCCGCTGCGGGCGCCCCCTGCGGATCGACGGGCTGGCCCATCAACTGACCGATCCCAGCTTTTCAAGCGCGGTCGGGCTGGCGCTGTTCGCCGCCCATCCGCAGGACGAATGGTGGGATTTCGAGGTGCCCGCCGACAGCTATCCGACGCGCAGTTTGCGCCGGGCCTATCGCTGGTTCCGCAACAACTGGTGAGGGGCCGAATATCGTGGAATGTGTGGGCAAGGCGCTTGCCCACCATATTCTGCGGTGATGGCAAGATACCGCCTAGAAAAGGGTTGCGACACGCCAGATTTTGCGGTCAAAGCCGTTTTTCAGGATGACGGACAAGCCCATAATCGTTAGGATTGTTTTAATTTCGGGGATTCGGTCGGGCCGCATTGGTTCGACGACATAGTAATAAACAGGCGGAACCATGAATCTCAATCTGATGATGAACGAGGAAGACGAGCTGAAGCCGCGGATCACCGTGTTCGGTGTGGGCGGCGCTGGCGGCAACGCGGTCAACAACATGATCGAGAAGCAGTTGGACGGCGTTGAATTTGTCGTGGCCAATACCGATGCGCAGGCTCTGAC from Paracoccus fistulariae carries:
- the murG gene encoding undecaprenyldiphospho-muramoylpentapeptide beta-N-acetylglucosaminyltransferase, with translation MPGKLALIAAGGTGGHMFPAQALAELLLAEGWRVRLSTDDRGARYAGGFPDAVQRSVVTSATTARGGLMGKLTAPLKIAAGVVEARKQFKADRPAIVIGFGGYPTIPAMSAAVSMGIPCMIHEQNGVMGRVNRLFSHRVNRIACGTWPTDLPKGVQGIHTGNPVRAAVLDHAAAPYVPPGQGDLRLLVIGGSQGARVLSDVVPAAIAALPDQMRSRLRVSHQARAEDVERVSTAYADAGVQVDVQPFFSDVPQRLAEAQLVVSRSGASSVADITVVGRPAILIPYAAATGDHQTANAKALAHSGAALVRPESTLDPASLTRDMHEILDNPAQATAMASAALSLARPDAARRLYEIVTEIAR
- a CDS encoding D-alanine--D-alanine ligase — encoded protein: MAGRSSRTAHSVAVLMGGPSAEREVSLSSGRDCAKALRVAGYDVTEIELGAGHGDEIVRRLTELAPDVVFNALHGRWGEDGCVQGILEWLGLPYTHSGVLASALAMDKTRAKDAFRAAGLPVLESVIVDADEVRRRHVMPAPYVVKPNCEGSSVGIYIVHEGTNQPPQLAETMPDSVMVETYAPGRELTVSVMGNRPLAVTEIFAEGWYDYHAKYAVGGSRHVIPAEIPAEIEKACLDYALRAHQALGCSGLSRSDFRWDDSRGLDGLFLLEVNTQPGMTPTSLAPEQAAHCGHDFPALMRWMVEDALCRP
- the murB gene encoding UDP-N-acetylmuramate dehydrogenase — translated: MSIDLPTPRGTLTADRSLDSLTWLRVGGPADWLFQPADVEDLADFLRDLDADVPVFPIGVGSNLIVRDGGIRGVVIRLGRGFNNIVADGETVTAGAAALDAHVARRAADAGLDLTFLRTIPGAIGGAVRMNAGCYGSYVADHLLQVRAVTRDGRQVTLTPDDLNFGYRHSDLPEGWVLTEAVFRARRGDPDALHARMADQLAKRDETQPTKDRTAGSTFRNPAGFSSTGQADDTHELKAWSLIDRAGLRGHSWGGAQMSEKHPNFLLNMGGATAAELEALGELVRRRVLEDSGHDLQWEVIRVGEPGEAPEADQI
- a CDS encoding DUF2484 family protein, whose protein sequence is MTLPHLCSLIGFGGWLLLVILAHWLPAKYRQQAFWGLVAIGVPILGVITLHWGPGAGIASFAAGVCALFTRPLRAVTPTSDQRSESIHP
- a CDS encoding cell division protein FtsQ/DivIB, which translates into the protein MSSVIDHRPGKQQAPRPRRDPAPSRLKYRLERMWLKPLYRRVVRIGGPAFLIAMTAGIWLSDEDRRAALNTSFTALLDKVQSREEFQVRMMTVEGASPVVDKALRAMLPVDLPASSFDIDLPALRLQIMQLDAVESIDLRVKPGGVLAAVVTERQPAILWRHARGIEILDKSGHRVASVTSREVRPNLPLITGEGADLEVEEALKLFDAAGPILPRVRGLVRKGERRWDLVLDHGQKIMLPETGALIALEAAVALDRAQDLMGRDVTVVDLRNPSRPVLRLGIDARNTIRAARHMPLLAPDGTILEEQKGG
- the murC gene encoding UDP-N-acetylmuramate--L-alanine ligase yields the protein MNAATKLPGELGPIHFVGIGGIGMSGIAEVLLTLGYQVQGSDLKRSKITDRLETLGATVFEGQRAENIGEAGVIVISTAIKKGNPELEEARRRGLPVVRRAEMLAELMRMKSNIAIGGTHGKTTTTTMVATLLDAGGIDPTVINGGVIHAYGSNARAGAGEWMVVEADESDGSFNRLPADIAIITNIDPEHMEHWGSFDALRQGFYNFASGIPFYGLAVCCTDHAEVQALVGKLSDRRVVTFGFNAQADVRALNLRYENGIAHFDIALQGEGPNENGEVDVIEGCTLPMPGDHNVSNCLAAVAVARHLGMKKAEIREALAKFGGVGRRFTRVGEVNGVTIIDDYGHHPVEIAAVLKAARQASTGRVIAVHQPHRYSRLSSLFEDFCTCFNEADVVAIADVYAAGEDPIPGASRDDLVAGLIAHGHRHARAILDQDDLARLVREQARPGDMVVCLGAGTISTWANALPAKLQGAAA
- the ftsA gene encoding cell division protein FtsA; its protein translation is MPELYETQRAMRNIRRAALQRGVIGILDIGTSKIACLVLRFDGTGTFRETDGVGPMAGQANFRVIGAASTRSRGVRRGEIETMGETERAIRTVVTAAQKVAGVRVDHVIACLSGGRPSSYGLDGEITLATGKVHDHDIASVLAACDAPDFGRGREVLHAQPVNFAVDNRTGLADPRDHSGNKLACDMHVLTVDGDAIGNLVQCIRRCDLELAGIASASYAAARASLVEDEQELGAACIDFGGGGTAVSIFIKKHMIFADNVRIGGNLITQDIAQGLRVSLPVAERLKTLNGGVEATGRDDRDMIQVGGDTGDWEADRRTVSRGDIIGVMRPRVEEILENVREVLDAAGFDSLPSQQIVLTGGGSQIPGLDGLAARILGPNIRCGRPLRIDGLAHQLTDPSFSSAVGLALFAAHPQDEWWDFEVPADSYPTRSLRRAYRWFRNNW